The genomic interval TCCGCCTGGGAGCCGAGAATCGTTTCGAGGCGTTCGATTTCGGCCTGCACGTCCTCGTACTCCTCCTCGATTTCCGCGGCCTCCATCGACGTGAGGCTCCCGAGTTGCATCCGAACGATGTGTGCGGACTGCTCCTCGGAGAACTCGAACTGGGCTTCGAGGGCCTCGCGGGCGGCATCCCGGTCTTCGGCGTTCCGGATGGTCTCGACCACGTCCTCCGCGTTGTCGAGCGCCTTCAGGCGACCTTCGAGGATGTGCGCGCGGTCTTCGGCCTCCGCGAGGTCGTGTTCGCTCCGGCGGCGCACGACCTCCCGGCGGTGACTGAGGTACTCCGCCAGCATCTCCTTCAGCGTGAGCACCTTCGGCTCGCCGTCCACGAGCGCGAGGTTGATGACGCCGAACGTGCGTTCGAGGTGGGATTCGAGGAGGCGGTTCTCCACGATGTCCGTGTTCGCGTTCGACTTCAGCTCGATGACGACGCGCACGCCGTTCCGGTCGGATTCGTCCCGGAGGTCGCGCACGCCCTCCAGCGTGCCGTCGTTCACGTCGTCCGCGATGCGTTCGACGAGCCGGCTCTTGTTCTGCTGGAACGGAATCTCCGTGATGACGATGCTATCCCCGCGCTCGCCCTCCTCGATTTCGTACTCGGCGCGCACGCGAATGCGGCCGCGACCCGTCGTGTACGCCTCCTTGATGGCGTTCCGCCCGACGATGTTCGCGCCCGTCGGGAAGTCCGGGCCCTTCACGTGCTCCATCAGGTCGAGGTTCGAGAGCGAGTCGTCCTCGATGAGCGCGATGGTCGCATCGACCACCTCGCCGAGGTTGTGCGGCGGGATGTTGGTGCTCATCCCGACCGCGATACCGGAACTCCCGTTCACGAGGAGGTTCGGGAACGCCGCGGGGAGAACCGTGGGTTCGGTGGTGCGGTCGTCGTAGTTCGACTCAAAGTCCACCGTGTCCTTCTCCAGGTCGGCGAGCAGTTCCTCCGCGATGGGAGCCATCCGCGACTCCGTGTACCGCATCGCCGCGGCGGGGTCGCCGTCGATGCTCCCGAAGTTCCCCTGCCCATCGACGAGCGGGTACCGCATCGAGAAGTCCTGCGCCATCCGCACGAGCGTGTCGTAGATGGCGGAGTCGCCGTGGGGATGGTAGTCACCCATCGTCTCGCCGACGACGCTCGAACTCTTGCGGTGGCCGGCGTTGCTCGTGACGCCCGCCTCGTGCATCGCGTACAGGATGCGGCGGTGCACGGGCTTCAGGCCGTCGCGGGCGTCGGGGAGCGCACGACCCGCGATGACGCTCATCGCGTAGTCGATGTAGGACTGCTCCATCTCGTCTTCGACCCGCACGTTCTTCACGCGCTCTGCGACCTCGTCCGGGGCGTCAGGTGCGTCCGAGCTCATATGTCCACCCACTCCGCGTCGGTCGCGTGCTCCTGGATGAACCGCTTGCGGGGTTCGACGGCGTCACCCATCAGCACGGAGAACATCTTGTCCGCCTGCGCGGCGTCCTCGACCGTGAACTGCTTCAGAATCCGATTCTCGGGATTCATCGAGGTGTCCCAGAGCTGCTGGGGGTTCATCTCCCCGAGGCCCTTGAACCGCTGGACCTGCGTCGGGTTCCCGTCGCACTTCTCCTCGATGATGCGTTCGCGTTCTTCCTCCGTCATCGCGTCGTACGTCTCGCCGCGGTACCGGACGCGGTAGAGCGGCGGCTGAATCGCGTACACGTGTCCGCCCTCCAGGAGCGGCCGCATGTGGCGGTAGAAGAACGTGAGGAGGAGCGTGCGGATGTGCGCGCCGTCCACATCGGCGTCCGTCGCGAGGATTATCTTGTCGTACCGGAGGTCGTCGATGTCGAACTCCTCGCCGATGCCGGTACCCGCGGCGGTGATGAGCGCGCGCACCTCCTCGTTTTCGAGGATGCGGTCGAGGCGGTGTTTCTCGACGTTCAGAATCTTCCCGCGGATTGGGAGAACGGCCTGGAACTCGGGGTTCCGCGCCTGCTTCGCGCTCCCGCCGGCGGAGTCCCCCTCGACGATGAACAGCTCGGCGTCGTTCGGGTCTTTCGTCTGGCAGTCCGCGAGCTTCCCGGGGAGCGCGCTCGATTCGAGCGCGCTCTTCCGGCGCGTGAGTTCCTCGGCCTTCTTCGCGGCCTTCCGCGCCTTCGCCGCCTCGACTGCCTTCTGGATGACCGCGCGAGCCGTGTCCGGGTTCTCCTCGAAGTACGTGCTCACGCCCTCGTGAACCGCGGACTCCACGATGCCGCGAACCTCGGAGTTCCCGAGTTTCGTCTTCGTCTGTCCCTCGAACTGGGGGTCGGGGTGCTTCACGGAGATGACCGCCGTGAGCCCCTCGCGGATGTCCTCGCCCTTGAGGTTCTCGCCGTCCAGTTCGGAGAGCAAGCCCTCGCTGCTCGCGTAGTCGTTCACCACGCGAGTGAGCGCGGTCTTGAAGCCCGTGAGGTGGGTGCCGCCCTCGCGGGTGTTGATGTTGTTCGCGAACGCGTGCGTCGAGGACTGGAGGTCGTCGGTCGCCTGCATCGCGATTTCGACCTGAATCCCCTCCGCCTCGCTTTCGAGGTAGATGACGTCGTCGTGGAGGGCGTCACGGGTCTCGTTGAGGTAGCGGACGAACTCGCGGATGCCGCCCTCGTACTCGAAGGACACCTCGCGTTCCTCGTCGGTGCGCTCGTCCGTGAGCGTGATTTCGACGCCGCTGTTGAGGAAGGCGAGTTCGCGGAGCCGGGATTCGAGCGTGGAGAAGTCGAACTCCGTCGTCTCGAAGATGTCCGCGTCCGGCCGGAACCGAATCAGCGTGCCCGTCTGGTCGTCGGGAACCTCGTCGAGCTGTTCGAGGTCGGTGACGGGTTCGCCACGCTCGAACTTCTCCCGCCAGCGCGCGCCGTCGCGCTCGACGACGACGGCGAGGCGCTCCGAAAGGGCGTTCACGACGGAGACGCCGACGCCGTGCAACCCACCGGAGACCTGGTAGGACTTGCTGTCGAACTTCCCGCCCGCGTGGAGGACGGTGAGGATGACCTCGACCGCGGGGCGGTCGTACTCCTCGTGGGTGTCGATGGGGATGCCGCGTCCGTCGTCGTGGACGCTCACCGACCCGTCCTCGTGGAGCGTTACTTCGATGGAGTCACAGTACCCCGCGAGCGCTTCGTCGATGGCGTTGTCGACGACCTCGTAGACGAGATGATGGAGGCCGCGGGAGTCGGTAGAACCGATGTACATCGCCGGCCGCTTCCGAACCGCTTCCAAGCCCTCTAAGACCTGGATCTGCCCGGCGCTGTACTCGTTTTGGTCGCTCATGTGAACTTGCCCCGGTCTAGTACTTCCTCACTTAAGAAGGCTCGCACACGCACGCGCGCGAGTCCCCCCAACTGTCAACACAGCCGACCGTGTACGGTGCCGTGATGTCCGAGTCCTCCACCGACGCGAGCCGACTGACTCGCACCGAACTCTACGCCGCGCTCACGCTCTGGTTCGCCGCGTTCGTCTTCCTCGACACCACGAGCGGGAGCGGGGTGTTCCCCACCGCGGCCAGTATCGTCGCCGCCATCGTCATCTACCTCCTCCCCGTCGTTCTCGTTGTTGACGTGGCGTTCCGATTCTTCCGGCTCTGAGCGGGACAGTCACGTTTTCACTTTCACCGTGCTACCGGGAGTGTTTTATCCGCGAAGGGGATAGGGTCGGGCACTGAATGACGTCCTTCCAGTCTACGCTCGGCGAGGAGGAGGGCATCGCGGAGGAGCTGGCGGAGAGCCAGCGGGAGATCTCCATCGCCGAGTTCTTCGAGAAGAACAAACACATGCTCGGGTTCGACTCGGGCGCTCGCGGGCTGGTCACGGCCGTGAAGGAGGCCGTGGACAACGCGCTCGACGCGACCGAGGAGGCCGGCATCCTCCCCGACATCTACGTCGAAATCCAGGAATCCGGGGACTACTATCGGCTCATCGTGGAGG from Salarchaeum japonicum carries:
- the gyrA gene encoding DNA gyrase subunit A, translated to MSSDAPDAPDEVAERVKNVRVEDEMEQSYIDYAMSVIAGRALPDARDGLKPVHRRILYAMHEAGVTSNAGHRKSSSVVGETMGDYHPHGDSAIYDTLVRMAQDFSMRYPLVDGQGNFGSIDGDPAAAMRYTESRMAPIAEELLADLEKDTVDFESNYDDRTTEPTVLPAAFPNLLVNGSSGIAVGMSTNIPPHNLGEVVDATIALIEDDSLSNLDLMEHVKGPDFPTGANIVGRNAIKEAYTTGRGRIRVRAEYEIEEGERGDSIVITEIPFQQNKSRLVERIADDVNDGTLEGVRDLRDESDRNGVRVVIELKSNANTDIVENRLLESHLERTFGVINLALVDGEPKVLTLKEMLAEYLSHRREVVRRRSEHDLAEAEDRAHILEGRLKALDNAEDVVETIRNAEDRDAAREALEAQFEFSEEQSAHIVRMQLGSLTSMEAAEIEEEYEDVQAEIERLETILGSQAELDSVIVEELRELKEEYADDRRTSIIEDAGTVTDEDLIPREDVVVVLSEEDYIKRVPTETFSSQHRGGKGVIGSDLKEGDRVSTVFTANTHDYLLCFTNQGQVYQLKTYEIPEMSRTARGKSAVNLLDLDDGEELTAVVNTDDFGEDEFLTMVTRNGKVKRTPAGEYEDVLSTGIIGIRLEHGDELVDVEVTDGENDLVVASAHGMAIRFDESEARSTGRATKGVNGIKLREGDTVAGLVATHEGDDRALFTVTENGYGKRTPLTEYRPQSRYGYGLTDIKTEERNGNVVTVKAVTDDDHLIAMSQSGQILRTVAGEVSTVGRNTKGVKIMDLDDGDHVASVDVYTPSDEDE
- the gyrB gene encoding DNA topoisomerase (ATP-hydrolyzing) subunit B: MSDQNEYSAGQIQVLEGLEAVRKRPAMYIGSTDSRGLHHLVYEVVDNAIDEALAGYCDSIEVTLHEDGSVSVHDDGRGIPIDTHEEYDRPAVEVILTVLHAGGKFDSKSYQVSGGLHGVGVSVVNALSERLAVVVERDGARWREKFERGEPVTDLEQLDEVPDDQTGTLIRFRPDADIFETTEFDFSTLESRLRELAFLNSGVEITLTDERTDEEREVSFEYEGGIREFVRYLNETRDALHDDVIYLESEAEGIQVEIAMQATDDLQSSTHAFANNINTREGGTHLTGFKTALTRVVNDYASSEGLLSELDGENLKGEDIREGLTAVISVKHPDPQFEGQTKTKLGNSEVRGIVESAVHEGVSTYFEENPDTARAVIQKAVEAAKARKAAKKAEELTRRKSALESSALPGKLADCQTKDPNDAELFIVEGDSAGGSAKQARNPEFQAVLPIRGKILNVEKHRLDRILENEEVRALITAAGTGIGEEFDIDDLRYDKIILATDADVDGAHIRTLLLTFFYRHMRPLLEGGHVYAIQPPLYRVRYRGETYDAMTEEERERIIEEKCDGNPTQVQRFKGLGEMNPQQLWDTSMNPENRILKQFTVEDAAQADKMFSVLMGDAVEPRKRFIQEHATDAEWVDI